A genomic window from Variovorax paradoxus includes:
- a CDS encoding nuclear transport factor 2 family protein, whose product MTDTNMLPPDLQAAMRTRDEAFYAVDPAQWGKYTASDFTTVQQNGQFMSRAERIGNLQTQKQRPYVPREREQHEQQGDLVVTRFFSGGLWVVEVWKRIDGAWATVMTQATTATSTTP is encoded by the coding sequence ATGACCGACACAAACATGCTCCCTCCTGACTTGCAAGCCGCCATGCGTACACGAGACGAAGCCTTCTATGCCGTCGATCCGGCGCAGTGGGGCAAGTACACCGCGAGCGACTTCACGACTGTCCAGCAGAACGGCCAGTTCATGTCTCGGGCCGAACGGATCGGCAACCTTCAAACGCAGAAGCAGCGGCCCTATGTCCCGCGCGAACGTGAGCAACACGAACAGCAAGGCGATCTTGTAGTCACTCGCTTTTTCAGCGGCGGGCTATGGGTAGTGGAAGTCTGGAAGCGCATCGACGGTGCATGGGCCACCGTGATGACTCAAGCCACCACGGCGACTTCCACCACGCCCTGA
- a CDS encoding aldo/keto reductase has translation MQYVTLNNGVRMPLLGFGVFQIADPAQCEQSVVDAIETGYRLIDTAASYMNEEAVGKGLRRSGVARDQLFVTTKLWVEDNGYERTLLAIDKSLRRLQLDYLDLYLIHQPFGDVHGSWRAMEAAHKAGKLRAIGLSNFHPDRLMDIKVFNEVAPAVNQVEVNPFHQQTDSATFMHDNGVQAEAWAPFAEGRNNLFGNEALLDIGGKYGKSVGQVVLRWLVQRGIVALAKSVRKERMVENLDVFDFELDESDMARIAELETGTSSFFSHRDPAIVKWMSERRLGV, from the coding sequence ATGCAGTACGTGACTTTGAACAATGGCGTACGGATGCCGCTCCTCGGCTTCGGCGTCTTCCAGATTGCCGACCCGGCGCAGTGCGAGCAAAGCGTGGTCGATGCCATTGAAACCGGCTATCGCCTGATCGACACGGCAGCTTCGTACATGAACGAAGAGGCTGTCGGCAAGGGACTGCGCCGCAGCGGCGTGGCACGAGACCAGCTGTTCGTCACGACGAAGCTCTGGGTCGAGGACAACGGCTACGAGCGCACCCTGCTGGCCATCGACAAGTCGCTGCGCCGCCTCCAGCTCGACTACCTCGACCTGTACCTGATCCATCAGCCCTTCGGCGACGTGCACGGATCGTGGAGGGCGATGGAAGCAGCCCACAAGGCCGGCAAGCTCCGCGCTATCGGCCTGAGCAACTTCCACCCTGACCGGCTGATGGACATCAAGGTTTTCAACGAAGTGGCGCCCGCGGTGAACCAGGTGGAAGTGAACCCTTTCCATCAGCAGACCGACAGCGCGACGTTCATGCACGACAACGGAGTGCAAGCCGAGGCGTGGGCGCCGTTCGCCGAGGGCCGCAACAACCTGTTCGGTAACGAGGCCCTGCTGGACATCGGCGGAAAGTACGGCAAGTCGGTCGGGCAGGTCGTGCTGCGCTGGCTTGTTCAGCGCGGCATCGTGGCGCTCGCCAAGTCGGTGCGCAAGGAGCGGATGGTCGAGAACCTGGACGTCTTCGATTTCGAGCTGGATGAGTCGGACATGGCTCGCATCGCAGAGCTCGAAACCGGCACGAGCAGCTTCTTCTCGCATCGCGATCCGGCAATCGTCAAGTGGATGAGCGAACGGCGGCTCGGCGTCTGA
- a CDS encoding type VI secretion system Vgr family protein, with translation MPTLGGEPALEPVAIEGSEGLSTLFRYTLTLATPEQPGYNERQAANVTIKQLVGEALTAHVVLDGRPGSGPDRRHISGLVTRVRFLRLENRRALYEAAIEPWLTLATRTSDYRIFQNQTVLDIVKDVLGKYGLPFDVRATRSYPPREFQVQYGETDYDFVARLLHEWGLYYYFEHEENNHRLVVVDDMASHQPFAHAGYQTIPFHATDATVREEHCDRFNACEELQSGRWITDDFDFKRPKAELQQVSAMPRKTAQNSWERYDWPGDYVVESEGEQLVRTRMEETGSQGERANGAGNLRAVVPGYLITLERHPQNESNRQYLVTNTSLRLQDVGDASSQQEFECRVEFEVIPTSKVYRASTPTVPRPRTTGPQTAIVTGPAGREIWTDQYGRVKLSFHWNRYCTKDENSSCWVRVSSPWAGTNFGGIQIPRIGQEVIVDFENGDPDRPIVTGRVYNADNMPPWTLPDNATQSGLLTRSSEGATDANANALRFEDKKGQEQVWLHAERNQDIEVENDETHWVGHDRSKTIDHDETVHVGHDRTETVGHDETITIGNNRMETIKANELLTVLQNMNRFVALTSSEEVGIAKTSLVGLTQTVAVGKSKNETIGEDFSLDVGEKLVITVGKSRLEMTKDGQVTLTGARFDFRATGAVRINGKVIDLC, from the coding sequence ATGCCCACACTCGGCGGAGAGCCGGCCCTGGAGCCGGTGGCCATCGAAGGCAGCGAAGGCCTGAGCACGCTGTTCCGTTACACCCTCACGCTCGCCACGCCCGAGCAGCCTGGCTACAACGAGCGTCAGGCCGCCAACGTGACCATCAAGCAGTTGGTCGGCGAGGCGCTCACCGCGCATGTCGTGCTGGACGGTCGTCCCGGCTCAGGCCCGGACCGGCGCCACATCTCTGGCCTGGTAACGCGTGTGAGGTTCCTGCGCCTGGAGAATCGCCGTGCGTTGTACGAAGCCGCGATCGAGCCTTGGCTGACCCTGGCGACGCGCACCAGCGACTACCGAATTTTCCAGAACCAGACCGTGCTGGACATCGTCAAGGATGTCCTCGGCAAATACGGCCTTCCCTTCGATGTGCGGGCCACCCGCAGCTACCCGCCGCGCGAATTCCAGGTGCAGTACGGTGAGACCGACTACGACTTTGTCGCACGGCTGCTGCACGAATGGGGGCTCTACTACTACTTCGAACACGAAGAGAACAATCACAGGCTGGTCGTCGTCGATGACATGGCTTCGCACCAGCCGTTCGCCCACGCGGGCTATCAGACCATTCCTTTCCATGCGACGGATGCCACCGTGCGGGAGGAGCATTGCGACCGCTTCAATGCCTGCGAGGAACTGCAAAGCGGCCGCTGGATCACCGACGACTTCGACTTCAAGCGCCCCAAGGCCGAGCTGCAGCAGGTCAGCGCAATGCCGCGCAAGACCGCACAGAACTCATGGGAGCGCTACGACTGGCCGGGCGACTACGTCGTGGAGTCCGAAGGCGAGCAGCTGGTGCGTACACGCATGGAAGAGACGGGCAGCCAGGGCGAGCGCGCCAACGGTGCGGGCAACCTGCGGGCCGTGGTGCCGGGGTACCTGATCACGCTGGAGCGGCATCCCCAGAACGAATCGAACCGGCAGTACCTTGTGACGAACACGAGTCTGCGACTGCAGGACGTGGGCGATGCGAGTTCGCAGCAGGAGTTCGAGTGCCGTGTGGAGTTCGAGGTCATTCCAACCAGCAAGGTCTACAGGGCCTCGACGCCAACGGTGCCGCGGCCACGAACCACGGGACCGCAAACCGCGATCGTCACAGGCCCGGCGGGCCGCGAGATATGGACCGACCAGTACGGCCGCGTGAAGCTGAGCTTTCACTGGAATCGCTATTGCACGAAGGACGAAAACAGCTCCTGCTGGGTACGCGTGTCCTCGCCCTGGGCCGGCACCAATTTCGGCGGCATCCAGATTCCGCGCATCGGCCAGGAGGTAATCGTCGACTTCGAGAACGGCGACCCCGACCGCCCCATCGTGACGGGCCGGGTCTACAACGCCGACAACATGCCGCCGTGGACCTTGCCGGACAACGCCACGCAAAGCGGTTTGCTCACGCGCAGTTCCGAAGGCGCAACGGATGCCAATGCCAACGCACTGCGCTTCGAGGACAAGAAGGGCCAGGAACAGGTGTGGCTGCATGCCGAGCGCAACCAGGACATCGAGGTCGAGAACGACGAAACCCACTGGGTAGGCCACGACCGCAGCAAGACCATCGACCACGACGAGACGGTTCACGTCGGGCACGACCGCACCGAGACCGTGGGCCACGACGAGACCATCACGATCGGCAACAACCGCATGGAGACGATCAAGGCCAACGAACTGTTGACCGTGCTGCAGAACATGAATCGCTTCGTGGCGCTCACCTCGTCGGAGGAGGTGGGCATAGCCAAGACCTCGCTGGTCGGCCTTACCCAGACGGTGGCCGTCGGCAAGAGCAAGAACGAAACCATCGGCGAAGACTTTTCGCTCGACGTGGGCGAGAAGCTCGTCATCACGGTTGGCAAGAGCCGGCTCGAGATGACGAAGGACGGACAGGTCACGCTCACCGGTGCCAGGTTCGACTTCCGCGCCACTGGCGCGGTGCGGATCAACGGCAAGGTCATCGATCTCTGCTGA
- a CDS encoding HD domain-containing phosphohydrolase, translating to MSDDTTIAVFDAVRALAFIGDLSMGQPTDHSLRTAWLAGMIATQARCDPAQVEAARHVALLRWSGCTANAQEFADFLEDDVQGRSALLASQKPRMAQQPPRSVPIPNAMLVMANIHCEIAGDIANTLGLGSDTEAALRAIFETYDGGGVPGLLQGNDMPLATYVVALASDLEIFSRLYGLDEALALAHGRANSVYPGFLVDASAPRVSTWMKALDSAAPPWTDVTDQPPSMLRRVGLELVGDVIDLKLPWMTGYSRRVAQLARDCSARAGLDEALCHRTYKAALIHGIGRASVPNAIWNAPEPLPASSLERLRLVPYWTSRAAGQIDGLALEAEIASFAFERRDGSGYFRGRSGAAMPQEGQIVAAAEQWVSLRTRRPWRAAFTEAEALDRMKEEAEAGRFDQEVVAALLASVLSHTYTHMPAKPVAPARGEQSLSERELEVLRCISRGDSTKQVARALGISPRTVRTHVERLFLKLECSTRAAATLKAATRGLI from the coding sequence ATGTCCGACGACACGACCATTGCCGTTTTCGACGCAGTCCGCGCGCTTGCTTTCATCGGCGACCTGAGCATGGGCCAGCCGACCGACCATTCGCTGCGCACCGCGTGGCTTGCCGGAATGATCGCGACGCAGGCCCGCTGCGACCCAGCGCAGGTCGAGGCCGCCCGGCACGTCGCGCTGCTGCGCTGGTCGGGGTGCACTGCCAATGCCCAGGAGTTCGCGGACTTTCTGGAGGACGACGTGCAGGGGCGAAGCGCCCTTCTTGCATCGCAAAAGCCGCGAATGGCGCAGCAGCCGCCTCGCAGCGTGCCCATTCCCAACGCTATGCTCGTCATGGCCAACATCCATTGCGAAATCGCCGGCGACATCGCGAACACGCTGGGCCTGGGTTCCGATACCGAAGCGGCGCTGCGCGCCATCTTCGAGACCTACGACGGCGGCGGCGTGCCCGGCCTTCTGCAAGGCAACGACATGCCGCTTGCGACGTACGTCGTAGCCCTGGCGAGCGACCTCGAGATTTTCAGCCGCCTGTACGGGCTAGACGAAGCGCTCGCGCTGGCCCACGGACGCGCGAACAGCGTCTACCCCGGCTTCCTTGTCGATGCCAGCGCACCGCGGGTCTCGACGTGGATGAAAGCGCTGGATTCCGCCGCCCCGCCGTGGACTGACGTTACCGACCAGCCCCCTTCGATGCTTCGACGCGTCGGGCTGGAGCTCGTGGGCGACGTGATCGATCTCAAGCTTCCCTGGATGACGGGTTACTCGCGTCGCGTGGCCCAACTGGCGCGCGATTGCAGCGCGCGTGCCGGCCTGGACGAGGCCTTGTGCCACCGCACGTACAAGGCTGCGTTGATCCACGGCATCGGGCGGGCGTCGGTGCCCAACGCCATCTGGAATGCGCCCGAACCGCTGCCAGCCTCGTCACTGGAACGCCTGCGGCTCGTGCCGTACTGGACCTCCCGCGCCGCCGGACAGATCGACGGACTCGCGCTCGAAGCAGAAATCGCATCCTTCGCCTTCGAAAGGCGCGATGGCTCCGGCTATTTCCGCGGCCGATCGGGTGCGGCGATGCCGCAGGAGGGGCAGATCGTTGCCGCAGCCGAGCAGTGGGTTTCTCTTCGAACCCGCCGTCCGTGGCGAGCGGCGTTCACCGAAGCAGAGGCGCTCGATCGCATGAAGGAAGAGGCCGAGGCGGGCCGCTTCGACCAGGAAGTCGTCGCTGCGTTGCTCGCCAGTGTTCTGTCGCATACGTATACGCATATGCCCGCGAAGCCTGTGGCGCCGGCGCGCGGCGAGCAGTCTCTGTCAGAGCGCGAACTGGAAGTTCTGCGCTGCATCAGCCGGGGCGACAGCACCAAGCAGGTTGCTCGTGCGCTGGGCATCAGTCCGCGCACGGTGCGAACGCATGTCGAACGTCTGTTCCTCAAGCTCGAATGTTCGACGCGAGCGGCCGCTACTTTGAAGGCAGCGACCAGAGGGCTTATCTGA
- a CDS encoding LysR family transcriptional regulator produces the protein MPTDADLNLLFALNALLSEGSVAKAAERLGLSESAMSRALARLRESTGDELLVRAGRAMVLTPHALALRDRVRELVQESRAVLQPAGASMDPRTLRQLFTIRANDGFIEGFAHRLVARTAHEAPGVRLRFAPKPDKDVRPLREGLIDLDVGVLGEAGPEVRVQALYRDRFVAAVREGHPLLAEPGITAERYAVCDHVVTSRHGRTVGPVDDALAAMGLVRNTAVVVPSFSTALSIAAATDLVALIPSSYFEHLRARGTLRSFPLPMPTEQITVSQMWHPRLDREPAHRWLRGVVLEVCRPLNEQTGAA, from the coding sequence ATGCCAACAGATGCCGACCTGAACCTGCTGTTTGCGTTGAACGCACTTCTTTCCGAGGGCAGCGTCGCGAAGGCCGCCGAGCGCCTGGGCCTGAGCGAATCGGCCATGAGCCGGGCGCTCGCGCGATTGCGGGAATCGACCGGGGACGAGCTGCTCGTGCGCGCGGGTCGCGCCATGGTGCTCACGCCGCATGCACTGGCACTGCGCGACCGTGTCAGGGAGCTGGTGCAGGAGTCACGCGCGGTGCTTCAGCCCGCCGGCGCGAGCATGGACCCTCGCACGCTTCGGCAACTGTTCACCATACGGGCCAACGATGGTTTCATCGAAGGCTTCGCGCATCGGCTCGTGGCTCGCACGGCGCACGAAGCGCCCGGCGTTCGCCTGCGCTTCGCGCCCAAGCCCGACAAGGACGTTCGTCCTCTTCGCGAGGGATTGATCGATCTGGATGTCGGCGTTCTCGGCGAGGCGGGCCCGGAGGTGCGCGTTCAGGCGCTCTACCGCGACCGCTTCGTCGCCGCGGTGCGGGAGGGCCATCCCCTGCTCGCCGAACCCGGGATCACTGCCGAGCGCTACGCCGTTTGCGACCACGTGGTCACTTCACGCCACGGCCGGACTGTGGGACCGGTGGATGACGCTCTCGCAGCGATGGGCCTGGTGCGCAATACCGCAGTCGTCGTGCCCAGCTTCAGCACCGCCTTGTCGATAGCGGCCGCGACCGACCTGGTGGCGCTGATACCGTCTTCGTACTTCGAGCACCTGAGGGCGCGTGGCACGCTGCGCTCGTTCCCGCTGCCGATGCCCACGGAGCAGATCACCGTGTCGCAGATGTGGCATCCGCGCCTTGATCGGGAACCCGCGCATCGGTGGCTGCGCGGAGTGGTGCTGGAGGTTTGCCGGCCGCTGAATGAGCAAACAGGAGCGGCGTGA
- a CDS encoding (R)-mandelonitrile lyase: MKHFAAAALALSMLPPVAAAEPELQISRAGTRTANSAPAQNFTGSVRVEMLYTPAGPERTSAGSVSFAAGARTAWHTHPLGQTLIVTAGVGRVQRLGGPIEEIKVGDVVHIPPGMKHWHGAAPTSAMTHIAITEALDGKAVDWLEQVSDAQYGAPQAAAAAGPAQPSQAQRLLGDVAPKLAQLTDDVLFGDVWARPGLSPRDRSLVTVSALIAMNRPDQLRSHMSRALDNGLSKDELVEALTHLAFYAGWPNAVTATGVAREVFATRP, encoded by the coding sequence ATGAAGCATTTCGCCGCAGCCGCGCTGGCCCTTTCGATGTTGCCGCCCGTGGCGGCCGCCGAGCCCGAGTTGCAGATTTCCCGGGCCGGCACACGCACGGCGAACAGTGCGCCTGCACAGAATTTCACCGGGAGCGTCCGTGTCGAGATGCTCTACACGCCGGCCGGGCCTGAGCGCACGTCCGCCGGCTCGGTGAGCTTCGCCGCCGGTGCGCGCACTGCGTGGCACACACATCCGCTGGGGCAGACCTTGATCGTCACCGCTGGCGTCGGGCGCGTGCAGCGCCTCGGCGGCCCGATCGAAGAGATCAAGGTAGGCGACGTCGTGCACATTCCGCCGGGCATGAAGCATTGGCATGGGGCCGCTCCCACCAGCGCGATGACGCACATCGCCATCACGGAAGCTCTCGATGGCAAGGCGGTGGATTGGCTTGAGCAGGTCAGCGATGCGCAGTACGGCGCGCCGCAGGCTGCTGCAGCCGCTGGGCCGGCGCAGCCATCGCAGGCCCAGCGCCTGCTTGGCGACGTCGCTCCGAAGCTGGCTCAGCTCACCGACGACGTGCTGTTCGGCGACGTGTGGGCACGGCCGGGTCTCTCGCCGCGCGACCGGAGCCTGGTCACCGTGAGTGCGCTCATCGCAATGAATCGGCCCGACCAGCTGCGCTCGCACATGTCCCGCGCGCTCGACAACGGTTTGTCCAAAGACGAGCTGGTCGAGGCACTGACGCACCTCGCCTTCTATGCCGGCTGGCCCAACGCGGTGACGGCAACCGGCGTTGCCCGCGAAGTGTTCGCGACGCGGCCTTGA
- a CDS encoding DUF2867 domain-containing protein has protein sequence MPSELTPVKPVALPTQSAVATIYESTNLADAFAVQLPFGASSDPEVLWRFLISQQPSWIGWLTNARDAIVACFGLKTAKHLATLSSEANADRIGIFKVYGKSETEIVLGEDDKHLDFRLSVLHTPDLSPTLGGQLTVSTVVHCHNLLGRAYILVIAPFHRQVVKASLRRAAHIGWPKAAAR, from the coding sequence ATGCCAAGTGAACTCACGCCAGTAAAGCCGGTTGCTCTCCCCACGCAGTCTGCCGTCGCTACTATTTATGAATCAACGAATCTCGCAGACGCATTTGCGGTTCAACTTCCTTTTGGCGCCTCTAGCGATCCAGAGGTCCTGTGGCGATTCCTTATTTCGCAGCAGCCATCCTGGATCGGATGGCTCACCAACGCCCGGGATGCAATCGTTGCGTGCTTTGGTCTGAAGACCGCCAAGCACCTCGCGACTCTCTCCAGCGAAGCCAACGCCGACCGCATTGGCATCTTCAAGGTCTACGGCAAAAGCGAAACCGAGATCGTCTTGGGCGAGGACGACAAGCACCTCGATTTCAGACTGTCGGTACTCCACACGCCCGACTTGTCTCCAACGCTCGGTGGTCAACTGACTGTCTCAACCGTCGTCCACTGCCACAACCTCCTGGGCCGAGCCTACATATTGGTTATCGCTCCTTTTCATCGCCAGGTTGTGAAAGCCAGTCTTCGTCGCGCTGCACATATTGGTTGGCCCAAGGCAGCCGCGAGATAG
- a CDS encoding DUF308 domain-containing protein has translation MSNTNQSPLQRAAWLRKLYFIRAAFSFAWVALAFTVAKGSPALASGLLIVYPAWDALANLLDARMTGGAKANPTQVLNAWMSGLVTVAVVVSLVLELQIILVIFGVWAIVAGLLQLATAIRRRKSDRGQWVMMLSGAQSALAGGFFVAQQGSAAPVVQTFGGYAAVGAVYFLISGLVILFRADGYYRPQARRPE, from the coding sequence ATGTCCAACACCAACCAGTCCCCTCTTCAACGAGCCGCGTGGCTGCGCAAGCTCTACTTCATTCGCGCCGCCTTTTCCTTCGCGTGGGTCGCGCTGGCGTTCACCGTAGCCAAGGGGTCGCCCGCACTCGCAAGCGGACTGCTGATCGTCTATCCCGCATGGGATGCGCTGGCAAACCTGCTGGACGCCAGGATGACGGGGGGTGCAAAGGCCAACCCCACGCAGGTCCTGAATGCCTGGATGAGCGGGCTGGTCACGGTTGCCGTGGTGGTTTCGCTTGTGCTCGAGCTGCAGATCATTTTGGTGATCTTCGGGGTGTGGGCCATCGTTGCGGGCCTGCTTCAACTGGCGACGGCCATTCGTCGCCGCAAGAGCGATCGAGGGCAGTGGGTGATGATGCTGAGCGGGGCGCAGTCTGCGCTGGCCGGGGGATTTTTTGTGGCGCAGCAAGGCAGTGCGGCGCCCGTTGTGCAAACCTTTGGCGGCTATGCGGCTGTCGGGGCTGTGTACTTTCTGATTTCCGGACTTGTCATCCTGTTTCGTGCGGATGGGTACTATCGGCCCCAAGCAAGGAGACCCGAATGA
- a CDS encoding alpha/beta hydrolase, producing MHSGQNNSPVAGVLIAAALALATCVVPAHAADDRNAQPAALMIKEQGSFAVGGTVIRSPGAEGQTLHGDHARVFYQVPVDARKLPLVMWHGFGQFGKTWETTADGREGYQTIFLRRRFPVYLVDQPRRGGAARSTVGTTISAAPDDQRWFNMFRLGRWPDFFAGAQFSRDPEALNQYFRQMVPDTGPFDAKVATDAVSALFDRIGPGVLVTHSQSGGLGWIAAMKNPNVRAVVSYEPGSGFVFPEGEVPAPMQSMTGPLEGFAVPKAEFAKLTRIPIVVYYGDNIPEEPSKNFGEDNWRVRLAMARLWTEAINRHGGDATLVHLPELGIRGNTHFPFSDLNNVQVADLMSGFLARKGLD from the coding sequence ATGCACTCCGGGCAGAACAATTCGCCAGTGGCTGGCGTACTCATTGCCGCTGCGCTGGCGCTCGCGACCTGCGTGGTGCCCGCCCATGCGGCCGACGACAGAAACGCGCAGCCGGCTGCGCTGATGATCAAGGAACAGGGCAGCTTCGCCGTCGGCGGCACGGTGATCCGCAGCCCCGGAGCAGAGGGCCAGACTTTGCACGGCGATCATGCGCGTGTCTTCTATCAGGTGCCGGTCGACGCCCGCAAGCTTCCCCTCGTGATGTGGCACGGCTTCGGGCAGTTCGGCAAGACATGGGAGACCACCGCCGATGGCCGGGAGGGCTACCAGACCATCTTCCTGCGACGCCGCTTCCCGGTCTACCTGGTCGACCAGCCCCGGCGCGGCGGTGCGGCGCGAAGCACGGTGGGCACGACCATCAGCGCTGCACCGGACGACCAGCGCTGGTTCAACATGTTCCGCCTGGGCCGCTGGCCCGACTTCTTCGCGGGCGCGCAGTTCTCGCGAGATCCCGAGGCGTTGAACCAGTACTTCAGGCAGATGGTTCCGGACACCGGGCCGTTCGACGCGAAGGTCGCGACCGATGCCGTTTCGGCGCTCTTCGACCGCATCGGTCCAGGGGTGCTCGTCACTCATTCGCAGAGCGGCGGGCTGGGATGGATAGCCGCGATGAAGAACCCCAATGTGCGCGCGGTCGTGTCCTATGAGCCGGGCAGCGGCTTCGTTTTTCCCGAAGGCGAGGTGCCTGCGCCGATGCAGAGCATGACGGGCCCGCTCGAAGGATTCGCGGTGCCGAAGGCGGAGTTTGCGAAGCTGACGCGGATTCCGATCGTCGTCTACTACGGCGACAACATTCCCGAGGAGCCCTCGAAGAACTTCGGCGAGGACAACTGGCGCGTGCGGCTGGCGATGGCCCGGCTGTGGACGGAAGCGATCAACCGCCACGGCGGCGACGCAACGCTGGTGCATCTGCCGGAGCTCGGCATCCGCGGCAATACGCACTTCCCGTTCTCCGATCTCAACAACGTGCAGGTTGCGGACCTGATGTCCGGGTTTCTCGCGCGGAAGGGCCTGGACTGA
- a CDS encoding dihydrofolate reductase family protein: MRKLKIMEHISLDGVIQSSGEDDFPYADWTAPYRTPAGRDEVFAAHGGRFDLLLGRRTYDMWSGFWPKAPSSPMADSLNAATKYVVTHRPESLEWGPFEGLGPDIVESIQRIKSQAGPDLVLWGSSTLTSTLLEHGLADEAMLVVYPVLLGTGKRLFAEGTPPRSFELVSTKAMPSGIILSAYRFAGPLKTG, from the coding sequence ATGAGAAAGCTCAAGATCATGGAGCACATCTCGCTGGACGGCGTAATCCAGTCCTCCGGCGAAGACGACTTTCCCTACGCTGACTGGACCGCACCCTATCGGACTCCCGCGGGCCGGGATGAAGTCTTCGCCGCGCACGGCGGGCGCTTCGATCTGCTGCTCGGCCGTCGCACCTACGACATGTGGTCGGGCTTCTGGCCAAAGGCACCGAGCAGCCCGATGGCGGATAGCTTGAATGCGGCCACCAAGTATGTCGTTACCCACCGTCCGGAAAGCCTGGAGTGGGGCCCGTTCGAAGGCCTTGGACCGGACATCGTCGAGAGCATTCAACGCATCAAGTCTCAGGCCGGCCCTGACCTCGTCCTCTGGGGCAGCTCCACGCTGACATCGACGCTGCTCGAGCATGGGCTTGCAGATGAAGCAATGCTGGTCGTCTATCCGGTCCTGCTGGGCACCGGGAAGCGCCTCTTTGCGGAGGGAACGCCACCGCGCTCCTTCGAACTCGTCAGCACGAAAGCAATGCCGTCCGGAATCATCCTCAGTGCTTACAGGTTTGCCGGGCCTTTGAAGACCGGCTAG
- a CDS encoding MFS transporter: MLSSTLRPNSSPIIARTVETQEVNDVNAVHDADGLPLPRRFAAVAAILGAGVLVVLDGAIANIALPGIAQQLQATPADAVWIITAYQLAVVMFLLPASAVGERFGYRHVFAGGVALFTAASVLCALAPSLPWLVAARCLQGLGSAAVMPLGLALLRFTYPRRLLARSIAWNALAVAAASASGPTLGAFILSAASWPWLFAVNLPIGLVVLAACAGLPSPPRSERRIDVWSIALNAVMFASFVLGSDRLVVHPLHGGALLVLSAVCMVLLVRREMPKAAPLIPLDLLRVHSFRVSVIASVCCFTGQMASLVALPFYIQHELGQSAVTTGLLMTPWPLAVMLAAPLSARLAQRVPSAWLCAAGSACFASGLALCALWPLHGSNPALPIAVFTSLAGLGFGFFQTPNNQNMLLSAPRERSGAAGGAQGTARLTGLTLGSLLMSLMFGLLPPHSAVHWGLAVAALAALAGSVASLLRSPARTGVTHARGLVR; the protein is encoded by the coding sequence ATGTTGTCCTCCACGCTTCGACCGAACTCTTCTCCCATCATTGCCCGCACCGTCGAAACCCAAGAGGTGAACGACGTGAACGCGGTGCATGACGCCGATGGCCTGCCTCTGCCGCGGCGCTTCGCAGCCGTCGCCGCGATCCTGGGTGCGGGCGTGTTGGTGGTGCTCGACGGCGCCATTGCCAACATTGCGCTGCCAGGCATTGCCCAGCAACTGCAGGCGACACCCGCCGATGCCGTCTGGATCATCACCGCCTACCAGCTGGCCGTGGTCATGTTCCTGTTGCCGGCTTCCGCTGTCGGGGAGCGGTTCGGGTATCGGCACGTGTTCGCTGGCGGCGTCGCGCTGTTCACCGCGGCGTCGGTGTTGTGCGCGTTGGCCCCATCGCTGCCATGGCTCGTGGCCGCGAGGTGCCTTCAGGGCCTGGGCAGTGCGGCCGTGATGCCCCTTGGGCTGGCGTTGTTGCGCTTCACTTATCCGCGTCGATTGCTGGCGCGCTCGATCGCCTGGAATGCGCTCGCCGTCGCGGCCGCTTCCGCGTCGGGCCCCACCCTTGGCGCTTTCATACTCTCCGCGGCAAGCTGGCCGTGGCTCTTTGCGGTGAATCTGCCGATCGGTCTCGTCGTGCTCGCCGCCTGCGCGGGGCTGCCGAGCCCGCCGCGCTCGGAGCGCCGCATCGACGTGTGGAGCATCGCGCTCAACGCGGTCATGTTCGCCTCCTTCGTGCTCGGGAGCGACCGGCTCGTGGTGCATCCGTTGCACGGCGGCGCGTTGCTCGTGTTGTCGGCCGTTTGCATGGTCCTGTTGGTACGGCGCGAGATGCCGAAGGCGGCACCGTTGATCCCGCTCGACCTGCTGCGCGTGCATTCCTTTCGGGTCTCGGTCATTGCCTCCGTGTGCTGCTTCACCGGCCAGATGGCCAGCCTTGTCGCGCTGCCGTTCTACATCCAGCACGAGCTGGGCCAGAGCGCGGTGACCACCGGCCTCTTGATGACCCCCTGGCCTCTGGCGGTGATGCTGGCCGCGCCGCTGTCGGCACGCCTGGCCCAGCGCGTGCCGAGCGCATGGCTCTGCGCGGCCGGAAGTGCGTGTTTCGCGAGTGGGCTGGCGCTGTGCGCCTTGTGGCCGCTGCACGGCAGCAACCCGGCTTTGCCGATCGCCGTGTTCACGAGCCTTGCCGGCCTGGGCTTCGGCTTCTTCCAGACGCCCAACAACCAGAACATGCTGCTTTCGGCACCCAGGGAGCGCAGCGGCGCGGCCGGTGGCGCACAAGGCACCGCCCGACTCACGGGGTTGACGCTCGGCAGCCTGTTGATGAGTTTGATGTTCGGGCTGCTGCCGCCCCACAGCGCAGTGCACTGGGGCCTGGCAGTGGCGGCCCTGGCTGCATTGGCCGGGAGCGTGGCGAGCTTGCTCAGGAGTCCCGCAAGGACTGGGGTCACCCATGCCCGAGGTCTCGTCAGATAA